GTCGCGTTTAGTTATATCAGTAAATATACATATATCAATAGGGGCTATAAAGAAATGGATCTGAAATGATCCGAATCGATACAGCTCCTTTCTCCTGAATTTTGCAGTTTTGGGAAGTGAAATACGATAGACAAGCCAAGTTTACTATAAAAGATCGTGTCGGTTTCGTCTCCAGAGCTGGGGCAGAAGCCGACTTTTCATTAGCGGAAGTATAATACAGATCAGACGCAAAAGAGAGTGCCGAATTGTGTTGTATTAAGTTGTATTATGCTATATATAATGTACTTGGCGGTGGTAACGATGTTCATCAAGTTGGTCAAAGTCCCGAAGCAAGAAGAGCATCTGGTGTACCTAGTGGAAGGATACCGTGATCGAAATGGGCTTGTGAAGCATCGAACGCTGCACGCCTATGGGCGATTGAGCGAACTTCTGGCAGGCGATCCGGATGGGGTTGAGAGATTGCGATCATGGGCGCGGGCAGAGACGGCGAAAGGTGAGCAAGGCAAACATGAAATGGTGTTTTTCCATCTGGGCGAAGAGCACGACGGGACGCAGCAGCTTGTGAACATCGGGTATGTGTTTCTGGCGGCGATCTATCAGGCGTTGAAGATTCCGGAGTTCATCGCGGGATACCTGTCGAAGACGCAGATCGCCTATCCGCTCGACGACATCCTTCAACTGCTGGTCTACTCGAGGTGCCTGAATCCGGGCTCGAAGAAGAGAACGTACGAAGGAAAGGGGAATTATTTCTTCGAACTGCCGGACTTCACGCTGGATGACGTCTACCACAGCCTGTCGCATCTGGCGGCGATGAAAGAAAAACTGACGCTCCATCTGCATCGGCGGATCACCGAGATGCGGGGAAGAGACTGTTCCTTGGTCTTCTACGACGTGACGAACTACTATTTCACGACGGAGCGGGGAGAAGGGCTGAGGCAAACGGGCGTATCAAAGGAAAACCAGGAGACGGACATCGTGCAGCTGGGACTCTTCATCGACAACGACGGGATACCGATCACGTACGAGCTGTTTCGGGAAAACACGAACGACATGGCGACCATGAGACCGATTCTTCAAAAAAGCAAGAAGGAATATGGCCTTGGAAAGATCACGATCGTCGCGGACAAGGGAAACAATACCGGCGAGAACCTCGCGTACATCGACGGGGAGGACGATCATTACATCATCAGTCAGAAGATCCGCGGGGCCGGGAAGGATCTCATCTCGGTCGTGCTGGACGAAGACGGCTATGTCTGGAACCAAGACGGAACGTTCAAGTCGAAATCGATCGAGAGAGAGCGTGTAGTGAAGCGTAGTGATTTGTCGACCCGAACGATCACGGAACACCTCTTGTGTTTCTGGTCTCGAAACGAACAGGACTATCAAAGAGCGAAATGCGGATTTCTCGACGAGAAGATCGCGGAATTCATCGAGAACCCGAGCCTTCTCAACGCCAGCAACGCTTTCGGCATCAAAAAGTATTTCAAAAAGGTTCTCGTAGACCAAGAAACCGGCGAGATTCTCAAAGCGAAGGAACAATATGTTTTCAACCAGGCGAAGTATGAACGCGATCTCGCGCTCGATGGCTATTACTGCATCGTGACGAACGATCTGACGCTTGCGCCGCTTGAGATCATTCAACATTATCATCAATTATCGAAAATCGAAGAATCGTTCAAGGTGACGAAGAGCGATCTGGAAGGAATGCCGGTGTATGTCTGGACGCGCGATCGCATCGAAGGTCATTTTCTTACGTGCTACCTCGCTCTGGTTCTTTACCGTCTTCTTCAAATAAAACTCGACAACCGGTATCCGATCCATCAATTGAAAGAAGCGCTCAACAGTGCAGAAGCGGTCCTTCTCGACAGAAGCATCTACTTGATTCCCGATCCGCTTCTGATCGTCAACGAACTGGCGGAAAAGCATCAAGCGAAACTCAATTACAAGAGAATGAAACTGGAATATCTTCGGTCTCAACTCAATCGTATCAAAAGAAATTCTTAATACAACAATACAACAACCGATATGATGGCTACAATTAGCCATTATGTCGGTTTTTTTTCTTATTTTACTGCATAAGTCGGGACCGATCACGAAGAAAGGCAATAAAACGCTCCGCACGCTTCTCTACCTGGCGGTGACATCGAACATCCGGAACGGGAAAGCGAACCCGATCCTGGATTTCTACAACAAAAAACGGCAGCAAGCCTGTCCCATGGCCTATCGCGCCGCCGTCATTGCATGTGCGAACAAGCTACTCAGAACGCTGTTCTCGATGCACAGGAGTGGGAAACGATTCGTGTCGTCATCCCAATTGCAACATACTGTGTTTCCACCGGTTGGTCTACCGTTTTTTAAGAATACAAACAAAGCGACAAAGAAAGATTTCAAAAAACGCTTGACTTCCTTTATCTAGTTTTCATTGTTGGACCGAATCCGCCGACCCCCTTGACAGCGCTTCGTCCCATCATTTATAATGAT
This genomic interval from Candidatus Izemoplasmatales bacterium contains the following:
- a CDS encoding IS1634 family transposase, which translates into the protein MFIKLVKVPKQEEHLVYLVEGYRDRNGLVKHRTLHAYGRLSELLAGDPDGVERLRSWARAETAKGEQGKHEMVFFHLGEEHDGTQQLVNIGYVFLAAIYQALKIPEFIAGYLSKTQIAYPLDDILQLLVYSRCLNPGSKKRTYEGKGNYFFELPDFTLDDVYHSLSHLAAMKEKLTLHLHRRITEMRGRDCSLVFYDVTNYYFTTERGEGLRQTGVSKENQETDIVQLGLFIDNDGIPITYELFRENTNDMATMRPILQKSKKEYGLGKITIVADKGNNTGENLAYIDGEDDHYIISQKIRGAGKDLISVVLDEDGYVWNQDGTFKSKSIERERVVKRSDLSTRTITEHLLCFWSRNEQDYQRAKCGFLDEKIAEFIENPSLLNASNAFGIKKYFKKVLVDQETGEILKAKEQYVFNQAKYERDLALDGYYCIVTNDLTLAPLEIIQHYHQLSKIEESFKVTKSDLEGMPVYVWTRDRIEGHFLTCYLALVLYRLLQIKLDNRYPIHQLKEALNSAEAVLLDRSIYLIPDPLLIVNELAEKHQAKLNYKRMKLEYLRSQLNRIKRNS